In a single window of the Anabas testudineus chromosome 17, fAnaTes1.2, whole genome shotgun sequence genome:
- the myom1a gene encoding myomesin 1a (skelemin) isoform X3 yields the protein MSGSVQVVQKLQEQHQLQQHHQLQQHHQLQQHHQLQQHHQLQQHHHQQQRRYESSYHLSTKSSVSKQSFSTYKTSSHRVKTSVKTEKVQQELKLSPLPKRAKRTYLAMDKDKEVIGYVIPVFRANHDVVRGLMEAQEEDVTEEGINYVAMRNLFVREAREALDVKVEKKTRTKYVRESAERLEVNRTMDEWAEFRKKMNPDNLTHRPEFIVKPRGQTVWEGKTVKLHCTVAGWPKPKIAWYKNNVLIDAKAHPEKYTVESNYNMHSLEIKNCDFFDTAQYHISALNVKGESSCVATIVVKRFQEDEESVPLDSKPHGFCAEHGVTFETTIIDKFEVAFGSEGETLSLGCTVIIFPTVKRYQPDVVWYRNSVPLKPSKWVHTHWSGERATLTLVHLNKEDEGLYTLRINTKSGFETYSAYVFVRDAEVEVEGVPVAPLDVRCHDANKDYVVVTWKQPAVEGSSAILGYYIDRCEVGTHHWAQCNDNPVKYARFPVTGLVEGRSYIFRVRAVNSAGVSRPSRVSEPVVAMDPSDRARLRAGPSAPWTGMIKFTEEEPTVGVVPGEPSDVMVTEATKSYVVLAWKPPVQRGHEGVMYYIEKCMSGTDTWQRVNTAMPVKSPRFALFDLAEGKSYSFRVRCCNSAGVGEPSVSTGEITVADKLDLPSAPGNPVATRNTDTSVVVSWGASKGVTQLVGYYIDCSVVGTDVWMPCNNKPVKQTRFVCHGLTTGVNYVFRIKAVNAAGYSQSSPNSDAVVVKAAISVPGKPTGVTLLEAVKDYMVLGWTEPANNGGADIRGYFVDYRTVKGNIVGKWHEMNLKALTTTTFKAENLKENVFYEFQVRAVNMAGVSKGSVPSAPLECKEWTITVPGAPVGLHVLEVRDTSVVVLWEPPLFDGRSPVNGYYLDIKEASAGEEGWKAVHEKTNKMKYMKVTGLKAGTSYVFRVRAQNIAGVGKPSATLGPILAQTRPGTKDIYVDVDDDGVISMVFECSEMKEGSEFVWSKNYQAITDTSRLTITHERGKSRAIFNSPSLDDLGTFSCVVTNTDGISSSYTLTEEGLKRLLDISHDHKFPVIPFKNEMAMELLEKGRVRFWTQVEKCTSACQVDYVFNDVIITQGKKYTMNFDKSTGIIEMFMDSLEVTDEGTFTFNLVDGKAKGTTSLVLIGDEFRELQKKSEFARAEWVRKQGPHFVEYLDFTVTPQCDVLLKCKIGNVRPETEITWSKDSIEIAEDDEDAKKIERKDGDLTFNIGKWVIKQEKQKEKEGKKPAADEVPSPPKPKHHRQEKSLAFPASWSLSGCSTLCYLS from the exons TGTGAAAACCTCTGTGAAGACAGAGAAGGTGCAGCAGGAGCTCAAACTAAGCCCACTACCTAAGAGAGCCAAACGCACCTATCTGGCAATGGACAAGGACAAAGAAGTTATCGGCTATGTTATTCCTGTATTTAGAGCCAA TCATGATGTGGTTCGGGGCCTGATGGAGGCTCAGGAGGAGGATGTCACAGAAGAGGGGATTAACTATGTAGCCATGAGAAACCTGTTTGTCAGAGAGGCCAGGGAGGCTCTGGATGTTAAAGTGGAGAAGAAAACCAGAACAAAGTATGTTAGAGAGTCTGCTGAACGCCTGGAAGTGAACAGGACG ATGGATGAGTGGGCAGAGTTCCGCAAGAAAATGAACCCAGACAACCTGACGCACCGTCCAGAGTTTATTGTCAAGCCCCGTGGACAAACCGTATGGGAGGGCAAGACTGTCAAGCTGCACTGCACCGTGGCCGGATGGCCCAAACCCAAGATTGCCTG GTACAAAAACAATGTGCTTATTGATGCCAAGGCCCACCCTGAGAAATACACAGTCGAGAGCAATTACAACATGCACTCCCTGGAGATCAAGAA ctgtgaTTTCTTCGACACTGCCCAGTATCACATCTCCGCCCTCAATGTGAAAGGGGAGTCTTCCTGTGTGGCAACTATTGTTGTCAAAA GGTTCCAAGAGGATGAAGAATCCGTCCCACTTGATTCTAAACCAC ATGGTTTTTGTGCTGAGCATGGCGTGACCTTTGAGACCACCATCATTGACAAGTTTGAAGTCGCCTTTGGCAGCGAGGGGGAGACACTGAGTTTGGGCTGTACTGTCATCATTTTCCCAACTGTGAAGAGATACCAGCCTGACGTTGTGTGGTACAGAAACT CTGTGCCGCTGAAGCCCTCAAAATGGGTGCACACCCACTGGTCTGGGGAACGTGCCACACTGACTCTTGTCCACCTCAACAAGGAAGATGAGGGCCTGTACACACTGCGCATCAACACCAAATCTGGCTTTGAGACCTACTCAGCCTATGTGTTTGTCAGAG ATGCCGAAGTGGAGGTAGAGGGTGTTCCTGTTGCCCCCCTGGATGTGCGCTGTCATGATGCAAATAAGGATTATGTGGTGGTGACCTGGAAGCAACCAGCGGTGGAGGGCAGCAGCGCCATTTTGGGATACTACATTGACAG GTGTGAGGTGGGTACCCACCACTGGGCTCAGTGTAATGACAACCCAGTGAAGTACGCCCGCTTCCCTGTCACCGGGCTGGTGGAGGGGCGTTCTTACATTTTCAGAGTGCGGGCCGTGAACAGCGCCGGCGTCAGCCGTCCATCACGTGTTTCTGAGCCTGTGGTTGCTATGGATCCCTCTGACAGAGCCCGCCTTAGAG CTGGACCCTCAGCTCCCTGGACAGGAATGATTAAATTCACAGAGGAGGAGCCCACTG tTGGCGTGGTCCCTGGAGAACCAAGTGATGTAATGGTTACTGAGGCAACCAAGAGCTATGTGGTGCTCGCCTGGAAGCCTCCGGTCCAGAGAGGTCATGAAGGAGTCATGTACTACATTGAGAAG TGTATGTCAGGGACAGACACCTGGCAGAGAGTGAACACTGCTATGCCCGTCAAGTCTCCCCGCTTTGCCCTGTTTGACCTGGCAGAGGGAAAATCCTACAGCTTCCGCGTGCGTTGCTGCAACTCCGCGGGTGTGGGTGAGCCTTCTGTGTCCACAGGAGAAATCACTGTCGCAGATAAACTGG ATCTGCCCTCTGCTCCAGGCAACCCGGTGGCTACCAGGAACACTGACACCTCAGTGGTTGTCTCCTGGGGGGCCTCTAAGGGTGTCACACAACTGGTTGGCTACTATATAGACTGTAGTGTTGTGGGCACTGATGTCTGGATGCCTTGCAACAACAAACCTGTCAAACAAACCAG GTTCGTGTGCCATGGTCTGACCACTGGGGTAAACTACGTGTTCAGGATAAAGGCGGTCAACGCTGCTGGCTACAGCCAGAGTTCCCCCAATTCTGATGCAGTGGTTGTGAAAGCTGCCATCT CTGTCCCTGGAAAACCCACTGGTGTGACCCTGCTGGAGGCAGTTAAGGACTACATGGTGCTGGGCTGGACTGAGCCTGCTAATAATGGAGGTGCTGATATCAGGGGCTACTTTGTGGACTACAGGACCGTGAAGGGCAACATTGTCGGAAAATGGCATGAAATGAACCTCAAAGCATTGACTACAACCACTTTTAAA gCTGAGAACCTGAAAGAGAACGTCTTTTACGAGTTCCAGGTGCGTGCTGTGAATATGGCAGGTGTGAGCAAAGGCTCTGTGCCCAGTGCACCTCTGGAGTGCAAGGAGTGGACCATTACTGTGCCAG GTGCTCCTGTTGGTCTTCATGTGCTGGAGGTCCGGGACACCTCTGTCGTGGTCCTGTGGGAGCCACCTCTTTTTGATGGCCGGAGTCCTGTCAATGGATACTATTTGGATATCAAGGAGGCCTCTGCTGGAGAGGAGGGCTGGAAGGCTGTCCATGAGAAGACCAACAAGATGAAATATATGAAG GTGACTGGGCTCAAGGCTGGAACATCCTACGTCTTCCGTGTGCGTGCTCAAAATATTGCAGGAGTTGGAAAGCCCTCTGCAACTTTAGGTCCAATCCTGGCCCAGACTCGCCCTG GTACCAAAGACATTTATGtggatgttgatgatgatggcGTCATCTCTATGGTGTTTGAATGCTCTGAGATGAAGGAAGGCTCTGAGTTTGTTTGGTCCAAGAACTACCAGGCTATCACAGACACCTCACGTCTGACTATTACCCATGAACGGGGCAA ATCAAGAGCCATCTTCAACAGTCCTTCTCTGGACGATCTGGGCACCTTCTCCTGTGTGGTGACCAACACTGACGGCATCTCATCCAGCTACACACTCACAGAGGAGG GTCTCAAGCGTCTTCTGGACATCAGCCATGACCACAAATTCCCTG TTATTCCCTTTAAGAATGAAATGGCCATGGAGTTGCTCGAAAAGGGTCGCGTGCGATTCTGGACCCAGGTGGAGAAGTGCACGTCTGCCTGCCAAGTGGACTATGTCTTTAACGATGTCATCATTACTCAGGGAAAG AAATACACAATGAACTTCGACAAGTCTACCGGCATCATTGAAATGTTCATGGATTCTCTGGAGGTCACTGATGAGGGAACTTTCACCTTTAACCTTGTAGATGGCAAGGCTAAGGGTACAACCAGTCTGGTGCTTATTGGAGATG AATTCAGAGAGCTCCAAAAGAAATCAGAATTTGCAAGGGCAGAATGGGTCAGGAAACAAG GTCCTCACTTTGTTGAGTACCTTGACTTCACTGTTACACCACAATGTGATGTGTTGTTGAAATGCAAG ATAGGAAATGTCAGACCAGAGACTGAGATCACCTGGTCTAAAGACAGCATCGAAATTGcagaggatgatgaggatgCTAAGAAAATCGAGCGAAAGGATGGAGATCTGACCTTTAATATCGGAAAG TGGGTTATTaagcaggagaaacagaaagaaaaagaaggaaaaaagccAGCTGCAGACGAAGTTCCCTCGCCGCCAAAACCCAAA CATCACAGGCAGGAGAAAAGCTTGGCTTTTCCGGCTAGTTGGTCTCTGTCTGGCTGTTCTACTCTCTGTTATCTGTCCTAA